Sequence from the Candidatus Woesearchaeota archaeon genome:
GGACTGGATTAAGGGGGCTGCTGCAGATTTCATAGATAAGGCAGTGCAGATATTGAGATATGCGAAAAGCGCGGTAATAGCATACAAATGTTACATAATTGCCGGGATTTTAATGCTCACAGCAATAATCTTCCTTTCCCAGAAGAACAGATTGGGAAGGCTCTTCAGGTTTCTTGGAAGATTCCTCAGATTTCTTGGAAGGGCAGTTCTCAATTTCTTCACTGTGGAAGAAGCTGAAAAGCCAAAGGCGAGAAGGGCGGCAAAGAAAAAATAAATCCCAGTATTATTATATTATTTTTTAATTTTATAATTCTTAAATTATTATATAATTATTATTTATTATCCAATTATTATTTCTACTTATTCCTTTTCTTATGCTACCGCCTTGATTATCTTGTTGCGGGAAGATGCTCCTGATATAATCTCAAACTTTTTTCCAGAAATCTTTGAAAGCGCCCTAAGGAGCTCTGAATTGGCTTTCCCTCCTTTAGGGGGAGCTTTCAGGAATGCAATCACTGCTTTCTTGTCTTCATCATAGGAAAACTCAAGCCGTCCTGAAGAAGGCCTTGCATGCACTTCAAATGAAGATGAGAAAGAAATTATAGAAAGCGCCTTTTCTGAAATCCTTGCTTTTGCCATGTCTACTTCTTTTTCTTGGCAGAAACTTTTGCGTCCTTGACAATTGGATAGGGCTCATATGTTCCCCACCAGAACATGCAGTCATTGCAGTAATATCCCCACACCCCGAGCTCCCTTACTGAGAGAAGCTCTCCGCATTTTGGGCACTTCTTGGGAATGAATACTATCTCTTTCCCTTCATATTTCCTGAAATCATCATTTTGCTCAGCATTTTTCTCATTTTTCAAAAAAACCACCTCACAGCATAATCAACATTTTCCCGATTTATTAATATTTGTTTTTCAGCTGTAATCTCTCCAGATGTGCTTGCACTTTGAGCATTTCAGGAACTTTGTCTCGGGCTCATTGACATTAACCTCGGAAACTCTCGTCTTCTCCTTTATTATCATGTTCTCGGGAGAACTGTCTGTGTGTCCGCATGAGCATGCAAGAATCTTCTTGCTTCCATGCTTCTTGACTTTCATCATTGCGCCGCATTTTGGGCAAAACATATTTTATCACCTGTTACTGATTGAACGGAAGATGTAAAGAACCGGCTTTACAATGTAATCCACAAACCAAATCTTGATGTATCCAAGATAAGGAACCCTAATCACTGCAACCCCGATTATCTTATCTTCAGGAATGTCGGTTTCCTTTATGAGAGAAACCTGGTTGTGGTCCCCTTTTGTGGTGAAGCGGTAGATTGAGCCATCACTCCACTTGTTCACAACTCTGTGGATTATTGGTTCAGCGCCATCTGCATCAAAAACTATTATCATGCCCTTTTCTATTTTCTCGGGGTTAATTCCCCGGAGTATTATTATGTCTCCTGTGTTGAATCCGTTATGCATCCTGAATTTCAGGAACTCCTCCTTTGTGATGTTGTAGTGGGTGTAAACATCTGACTGAGCGCAATTGAAATTGCATGCTGATGAAGTCCACCACAAGTCAAAATTGCCTTCATGCTCCATGCTCTCGGAGATTACAGCAACAATCGGGTGGGATGTCCCCATTGCAAACCCGATTACAGGATAAACTATGAATTTTATGAGAAGAAATGCGAGAATTATGTTGACAATCCAGCTCCAGACGCTGTTGTCATTCCAGATGAAATGCCAGACTCCTGAAAATGCTTTTTTAATCCTTAACACGGGAAATGCTGATTACTGGGGCAGAATAAAAAACTATCGGTTTTAATGGTTTATAATGGTAATTTGAAAAAGAATGCCAATTGCACTGCTTAATATTCTATTAAAATTTAAAAACAATTCATGGAATATTCATTGCATAAAAAAACCAATGATGATATGCCGAGATTATATGTCGAGAGTGCTCACTTCCTTTGCGTGCGCCTCTATGAACGCCTTTCTTGGCTCAACCTCGCTTCCCATGAGAATTGTGAAAATCTTGTCAGCCTCAACAGCATCCTCCATTGTTACCCTCAGCATGCTTCTCTTCTCAGGGTCCATTGTGGTGTCCCAGAGCTGCTGGGGATTCATCTCTCCAAGCCCCTTGTACCTCTGGATTGAAAGCTCATCAGCGCCCATTTCCTTCTGGTGTGCCTCAAGCTCAGCATCAGAGTAGAGATACTTAACGCTCTTCCCCTTGGAAGCCCTGTAAAGAGGGGGCTGGGCTATGCAGATATAGCCGCCTTCAATCAGCTGCCTCATCTGCCTGAAGAAGAAAGTCAGGAGGAGAGTCCTTATGTGGGCTCCGTCAACATCAGCATCTGTCATTATTATTACCTTGTGATACCTTAATTTCTTTTCATCAAACTCAGTCCCTATTCCGCAACCCAAGGCTGTTATGATGTTTGTGATTTCCTTGCTTATCACAATCTTATCGATCCTTGCCTTCTCAACATTGAGGATTTTTCCCCTTAATGGGAGAATGGCTTGGAAAATCCTGTTCCTGCCCTGCTTTGCAGAGCCCCCTGCAGAATCTCCCTCCACAATGTAGATTTCGCACTTCTGAGGGTCTGTTTCTGAGCAGTCAGCGAGCTTTCCCGGCAGGGAATTTGAGGAAAGCGCGCTCTTCCTTCTTGCGAGCTCCCTTGCGCGCTTTGCAGCTGTCCTTGCATATGCTGCATTTATTGCCTTGTCCACAACAATCTTTGCGATTGCAGGATTCTCATTAAGGTAGCTTGAAAGTCTCTCAAACACAATTGATTCAGTTATGCCCTTGACAACTGAATTTCCGAGCTTTGTCTTTGTCTGCCCCTCAAACTGGGGTTCAGCAACCTTAACGCTTATAACAGCGGTTAACCATTCCCTTACATCCTCGCTTGAGAGGTTCTCCTCAAGCTTCTCAACGCTCTTTTTAGTTCCGTTTTTAGCAGTCTCAATGTAATTGTTGATTGCTCTGGTAAGAGCGCTCTTGAACCCAATAAGATGGGTGCCGCCCTCTGTAGTGTTTATGCTGTTTGCAAAGCTGAAGATGTTCTCAGAATAGCCTTCAGTGTACTGAAGCGCAACCTCAAGCTCAACATCATTTTCCTTCTTGAAAAGGTAGATTATAGGATGAATCGGCTTCTTGTTCTGGTTAATGTATTCAACAAAAGAGGATATGCCGCCCTCATAAAAGAAAACATTTTCCTTTTCAACCCTCTCATCCCGAAGAGTTATTGAAACGCCCTTACTTAGGAATGCAAGCTCCCTCAATCTTGAACTTAAAATGTCAAAGCTGAAATCAGTTGTCTCAAAGATTTCAGGGTCAGGCCAGAACCTTATTATGGTTCCTGTCTGGCTGGAAGTGCCTATCTCCTTAATCTCAGAAACCGCTTTTCCGCAGGAGTATTCCTGGAAGAATGTCTTTCCATCTCTCATCACAGTTGCATGCATCTTTATGGAAAGCGCGTTTACAACAGAAACTCCAACACCGTGAAGCCCTCCTGAAACCTTGTAGCTTTTCCTGTCAAACTTGCCCCCTGCATGAAGCTTTGTCAGGACAACCTCCATTGCGGATTTGCTGTATTTGGGAAGGATGTCAGTGGGAATTCCCCTCCCGTTGTCAATTACGCTTACAGAATGTTCGGGATGGATTATAACAATGATTTTGTTGCAGAATCCTGTCAGCGCCTCATCAATGCTGTTGTCAACAACCTCATATACAAGATGATGAAGCCCTGAGGCGCTTGTGTTTCCGATGTACATTGCAGGCCTTTTCCTGACTCCCTCAAGCCCGTCAAGCACCTGGATGTTTTCAGCCCTGTAGCTGTTCCTGTCAACATTCTTTTCAGGCTCAGGATTAACTGCAGTCATTTCTTTTTTTTCTTCAGACATCAATCTCACCATTTGGAAAATGAATTTTTTTTAAATGTGCTAAGAAGGAATTTTCTCGTCGGAAAATCCCTGCTGTTTTAGCTCTTTTTTCCAGTAAAAAAGAGCCCCCTTTCTTTAAAAACCTTTCGCTTTTACTTTGCCTCTACAGCGCCCATAAAGGCAGAATTTGGCTGTTTTAACTGGTGCAAAAATTCCCTGAAAATCCCTTTCAACTAACCGGTAAATCAGATTTTAGTCACTTGAAATTGGCGAAATTTTAATAGAAAAATTTCGGAAATAATGACAAGATTTAAATACAAAAAATGAAAAAATGCTTAAAGAAGGAATTTCCGAGGTGTGATAGATTGGTTTTGCAGCGGCTTAACAGAAAATCATTCGCAATGCTTCTTTTTGTTCTCTTTTTTCTTTTCTCACAGATAAAACTTATCAAAGGAGAAGGAAACGAAACAGCAGGAAATGTTACCCTTTCTCCAATAGGGAATAAGGAAGCTTCGGAAAATGTGACATTGTCATTTACCATTTCAGCAGCAAGCAGCACAAACAGTTTAATAACATACTCATTCAGTTCAGAAAGCCCGATGGGAGCATCAATAGATTCATCAACAGGATTTTTCAATTGGACTCCCCTTTTCAACCAGTCAGGAAACTACACCCTGTCCTTTAATGCATCTGACGGAACTTATTCAGACAATGAAACAATATTCATCAATGTTTCAAATGTAAACAGGATTCCTTCTCTTAATCCAATATCAAACAACTCAACTGATGAAAATAAGAGCATAACATTTTATGTAAATGCAACAGACCCTGATTCTGATGATACCTTAACATATTCAATTTCAGGAGCGCCATTGGGTGCATCAATAAATTCATCAACAGGATTTTTCAGCTGGACTCCCCTTTTCAACCAGTCAGGAACTTACAATGTAACATTCTCTGTCAGCGATGGAATGCTTTCTGCAAATGAAACAATAGCAATAAATGTATCAAACACCAACAGGGCGCCAGCAATTGATGCAATTGGAAACAGAAATGTTGAAGAGGAAAGCACGCTTGAATTCACAGTGTCCGCGTCTGACCCTGACGGCGATTCAATCACATATTCAGCGTCAAACATTCCCTCACGAGCAGAATTCAATTCCGCCACAAGAACATTTTCCTGGACTCCGAACCTCACCCAAAGCGGCTCTTATTCAGTTACATTCAGCGCATCTGACGGAAACTCAGCCTCATCTCAGATAATAATAACAATCACAGTTACAAACAAGTGCACCCCAAGCTGGAGCTGTGTCTGGAGCACATGCATAAACGGCTACAGCGAGGGGACATGCACTGATGCAAACAGCTGCGGAACAAGCTCAGGAAAGCCCTCGGAAGGAAAGAGCTGCCCGATAATAGTCGCAACCCCAAGCCAGAGGATTGCTCCTTCAGGAGCCTCAGGAAATTCAGCAAAGATAAACCTAAATATCTCATGCAATGAAAGCTGGATTTGCTCTCCATGGAGCGAATGCAATGCAACAGGAGTGATGAAACGGGAATGCGTGGACAGGAATATGTGCGGAGCAAAAAAGGATATGCCTGAGACAATAGAGAGCTGCGAGACAGCAGCTGAAAATGAGAGTATGACTGGCGCAAATATTCAAAAAAGCGAAGAAAGCAATGGAACAGCAGGAGGATTTTTCTCATTTGTAAGAAACCTCTTCAACAGGGCTGAAATTACTGGAAACGCAGTTAAGGAAGAATCAAATGATAATAACTCTAAAGAGGGTTCATTGAAAGGTTCTGTTAATGCATGGGCAGGGCTTGGGGCAATAATCGGAAACGCAATTTCAAGCACAGGGGTTGCAGCTGAAAAAGTGAAATCAAGCCCTGTTATTTCAGCAGGGGCAATACTGATACTGACGCTTCTTGCTTTCGGAATAATCAGGGGAGCATCTGCCTGGAAAAAGAAGAGAAGGGACAAGTACTGGTATAAGCTTTAATTCTTTTCACTTTGGATTTTATCTGCTTCAGAAATGAATTTCTCAATCTCTCTCAGTTTTTCAGCAAGCATCTTTCCTGAATCTGCCTCAAGATTGAGGCGTATAAGGGGCTCTGTGTTTGATTTCCTTATGTTGAATCGCCATTTTGGGAATTCCATAGACAAGCCGTCAAGATGAGAAACAGAAGCGCCTTTCTCGCGGGAAAAATGCGATTCAGCTTCAGAAAGGATTTTATCCTTGTGCTCTGACTCAAAGTTTATCTCGCCGCTTATGAAGTATTTGTGCGAGGGAGAAAGGATTTTTCCCATGCTCTTATTCTCCTTAAGCACAATCCATATTGCCTGAAGGCATGAAATGTATGAGTTTTCAAAATAGCTGTCCTCAACCTTGTAATAGTAATGCCCTGACAGCTCGCCTGCAAACGGAGAATTATGCTCGCGCATGTATTTCTTTATGAATGAATGCCCAACCCTGCACATGACTGCCTTCCCGTGGTTTTCCTCAATAATTTCCCTGACAAACCTGCTTGCCCTCAGGTCGTATAAGATTGCGGCATTTGGCTTTTTCTCAAGCACTGCCTTTGCAAGAATCCCTGTCATGAAATCGCCCGGTATCCCATTTCCTTTTTCATCAACAAAGAAGCATCTGTCAGCATCCACGTCCCAGATTATCCCGAAATCTGCCTTGTTTTCCCTGACAGACTCAATAAGCTGCGCCTTGTTCTCTTCTTTAAGGGGGTCAGCAGGATGATTTGGGAACAATCCGTCAGGCTCAAAATTTATCGGAATCAGCTCTATACCCAGCCGGGAAAATAGGATTTTAGCAACAGCGCCTGCCATCCCGTTTGATGCATCCATGCAAACTCTTAGATTCCTTGATTTCAGGAGATTTTTCATTTCTGAAAAATCATAGTAGTCAGTGCAGTCAATTAGATATTTTATGAAATCCTCCTGAAAATCCCTTTTTGAGACAGAGCCCTCTTTACTATGCTCTTTAAAGTTGTTATTAACAGCAAGATTCAGGATTTCCCTAAGCCCTGTTTCCTCGCTTATGGGAATGGATTTCTCGCGCACAAGCTTGAAGCCGTTGTATTCCTTGGGGTTATGCGAGGCAGTTATCATAATCCCGGAATCAAAATTAAAGTGCGAAACTGCAAAATAAAGCTCGTTTATGCTGACTTCGCCAATGTCAATCACATCTGCACCCTGCTCGGTTATGCCTTTGGAAAGCGCATCAAAAAGGCGCTTTGAACTTAGCCTGCAGTCCCTTCCAATGCAGACATTCCTGCATTTGAGAAATGAGGAAAAAGCCCTTCCAATAAGGCATGCGGTTTTCTCGTCAATCTGGATGGGATAAATCCCCCTGATGTCATATGCCTTGAAGATGCTCTCGTCAACTTCGCAATGCCCTTTCATTTTAT
This genomic interval carries:
- a CDS encoding putative Ig domain-containing protein, encoding MVLQRLNRKSFAMLLFVLFFLFSQIKLIKGEGNETAGNVTLSPIGNKEASENVTLSFTISAASSTNSLITYSFSSESPMGASIDSSTGFFNWTPLFNQSGNYTLSFNASDGTYSDNETIFINVSNVNRIPSLNPISNNSTDENKSITFYVNATDPDSDDTLTYSISGAPLGASINSSTGFFSWTPLFNQSGTYNVTFSVSDGMLSANETIAINVSNTNRAPAIDAIGNRNVEEESTLEFTVSASDPDGDSITYSASNIPSRAEFNSATRTFSWTPNLTQSGSYSVTFSASDGNSASSQIIITITVTNKCTPSWSCVWSTCINGYSEGTCTDANSCGTSSGKPSEGKSCPIIVATPSQRIAPSGASGNSAKINLNISCNESWICSPWSECNATGVMKRECVDRNMCGAKKDMPETIESCETAAENESMTGANIQKSEESNGTAGGFFSFVRNLFNRAEITGNAVKEESNDNNSKEGSLKGSVNAWAGLGAIIGNAISSTGVAAEKVKSSPVISAGAILILTLLAFGIIRGASAWKKKRRDKYWYKL
- a CDS encoding signal peptidase I; the encoded protein is MLRIKKAFSGVWHFIWNDNSVWSWIVNIILAFLLIKFIVYPVIGFAMGTSHPIVAVISESMEHEGNFDLWWTSSACNFNCAQSDVYTHYNITKEEFLKFRMHNGFNTGDIIILRGINPEKIEKGMIIVFDADGAEPIIHRVVNKWSDGSIYRFTTKGDHNQVSLIKETDIPEDKIIGVAVIRVPYLGYIKIWFVDYIVKPVLYIFRSISNR
- the gyrB gene encoding DNA topoisomerase (ATP-hydrolyzing) subunit B; the protein is MTAVNPEPEKNVDRNSYRAENIQVLDGLEGVRKRPAMYIGNTSASGLHHLVYEVVDNSIDEALTGFCNKIIVIIHPEHSVSVIDNGRGIPTDILPKYSKSAMEVVLTKLHAGGKFDRKSYKVSGGLHGVGVSVVNALSIKMHATVMRDGKTFFQEYSCGKAVSEIKEIGTSSQTGTIIRFWPDPEIFETTDFSFDILSSRLRELAFLSKGVSITLRDERVEKENVFFYEGGISSFVEYINQNKKPIHPIIYLFKKENDVELEVALQYTEGYSENIFSFANSINTTEGGTHLIGFKSALTRAINNYIETAKNGTKKSVEKLEENLSSEDVREWLTAVISVKVAEPQFEGQTKTKLGNSVVKGITESIVFERLSSYLNENPAIAKIVVDKAINAAYARTAAKRARELARRKSALSSNSLPGKLADCSETDPQKCEIYIVEGDSAGGSAKQGRNRIFQAILPLRGKILNVEKARIDKIVISKEITNIITALGCGIGTEFDEKKLRYHKVIIMTDADVDGAHIRTLLLTFFFRQMRQLIEGGYICIAQPPLYRASKGKSVKYLYSDAELEAHQKEMGADELSIQRYKGLGEMNPQQLWDTTMDPEKRSMLRVTMEDAVEADKIFTILMGSEVEPRKAFIEAHAKEVSTLDI
- a CDS encoding DUF167 family protein, translated to MAKARISEKALSIISFSSSFEVHARPSSGRLEFSYDEDKKAVIAFLKAPPKGGKANSELLRALSKISGKKFEIISGASSRNKIIKAVA
- a CDS encoding phosphomannomutase/phosphoglucomutase yields the protein MKGHCEVDESIFKAYDIRGIYPIQIDEKTACLIGRAFSSFLKCRNVCIGRDCRLSSKRLFDALSKGITEQGADVIDIGEVSINELYFAVSHFNFDSGIMITASHNPKEYNGFKLVREKSIPISEETGLREILNLAVNNNFKEHSKEGSVSKRDFQEDFIKYLIDCTDYYDFSEMKNLLKSRNLRVCMDASNGMAGAVAKILFSRLGIELIPINFEPDGLFPNHPADPLKEENKAQLIESVRENKADFGIIWDVDADRCFFVDEKGNGIPGDFMTGILAKAVLEKKPNAAILYDLRASRFVREIIEENHGKAVMCRVGHSFIKKYMREHNSPFAGELSGHYYYKVEDSYFENSYISCLQAIWIVLKENKSMGKILSPSHKYFISGEINFESEHKDKILSEAESHFSREKGASVSHLDGLSMEFPKWRFNIRKSNTEPLIRLNLEADSGKMLAEKLREIEKFISEADKIQSEKN